Within Thermus sp. CCB_US3_UF1, the genomic segment ACCTTATCCTATGGGGTACACCCCTAAGCCGTCAAGCCGGATGGCCCAAGCGCCATGCCCTTACCGCTCCACCTCCACCTTGATTTTATAGTTGCCCCGCCGGGTTTCGCCAAGCACCTCCACAAGCCTCAGGCTGCCCAGGCCCTCGGCCAGGAGGGTATCCCCGGGGGCCATCTCGTCCTTGGGGGAGGCAGGCCTGCCCTTAAGGCGCACCTTACCCGCCTTCACCCCCTGGACGAAGTAGGTACGGGAAACGCCAAAGCCCTTAGCCCCCACGGCGTCCACCCGCAGGGAGGGGACCACCAGGGTGCGCACCCGCTCCCCCGTGGGGCGCAAGGCCCCCTCGGGCGGGGGAAGGAGGGTGTAGCCCATCTCCCCCAAAGCCCGCTGGCCCTGGGGGAGCAAGGCCACCAAGAACCCCCCCTCCACCTCCTCCACATCCCCCATGGCCTCCCCCAGGTCCGGGGGTTCCTTTTCCAGGAGGAAGACCCCCACGGGGTCATGGACGGAGGGGATCTCCGGGGGGTAAAGGACCGCCACCTTCTTCTCCGCCAAGGGGAGGCCGCCGAAGAAGGCCACCTTCAGGCCCTCCGCCCGGGCCTTTTCCTCAAGGAGGGCCTGCTCCTCCAGGCTCAGGAAGCCCGTGGCCACCACCCGGCCGCCTCGAGCCCGCTTGAGGTAGGCCAAGAGGTCCGCCATCTACCCCTCCCGGACGGCGAAGCTTAGGCGGGCGCTGGCCCTCTCCTCCCCCTCCACCAGGGCCTTCACCGCTACCTTGCCCAGGCCCCGGCGGAAGAGGAGGAGCTCCCCCTCCAGGATCAGGGTGTCCCCCGGGACCACGGGCTTCTTGAAGCGGGCCTCCTCCACCCCCGCCAGGAAGACCAGCCCCCCCGGCTTGAACCCCGGCTGCCGGGCGATGCTGCCCACCGCCGCCTGGGCCATGGCCTCCAGGAGGAGGACCCCCGGTAGGATGGGGTAACCGGGAAAGTGGCCCTGGAAGTAGGGCTCATTGAAGGTCACGTTCTTGAGGGCGCGGAAGGTCTTCTCGTCCGCGTGCAGGATGCGGTCAATGAGGAGGAAGGGGTAGCGGTGGGGCAAGAGCCTCAGGATCTCCCCGATCTCCAAGGGCCTCACCTCCGCAGCACGTCGTCGGAGGAAAGGATGGTGTCCTCCAAGACGTGGAGCATCTCTAGGGCCTTGCCCGTGCCCAGGGCCACCGCCTCAATGGGGTTCTCCGCCACCACCACCGGCACCCCCGTGGCCTCCTGCAGGGCCACGTCCAGGTTTTTCAGCAGCGCCCCACCCCCCGAAAGGAGGATGCCCCGCTCGTAGATGTCCGAGGCCAGCTCCGGGGGCGTGGTTTCCAACACCCCCTTCACCCCTTGGAAGATCTTTTCCAGGGGCTCTTTCAGGGCCTCGGCCACGTCCTCGGCGGGGATCTCCGCGGTGCGGGGGAGGCCTGTGATCAGGTCCCGGCCCCGCACCTCGGCCACCTCGCGCTCCTCCCCGGGGAGGAGCTTGGCCCGGCCCAGCTGGATCTTCAGCTCCTCGGCGGTGCGTTCCCCGATGAGGAGGTTGTACTTCTGGCGCACGTAGCGGATGATGGCCTGGTCCATCTCGTTGCCGGCGATCCGCAGGCTTTCCGAGCGCACGATCCCCCCCAAGGAGATCACGGCGATGTCAGTGGAGCCCCCGCCGATGTCCACCACCATGCTCCCCGTGGGCTCGGCCACGTTGATCCCCGCCCCGATGGCCGCGGCCAGGGGTTCTTCGATGAGGTAGACCTTCTGGGCCCAGGCGGAAACCGCCTGCACCACCGCCCGGCGCTCCACGTCCGTGACCCCCGAGGGCACCCCCACCATGACCCGGGGCTTGAGGAAGCGGGAAAGGGGGGAGAGCACCTTCTGCAGGAAGAGGATGAGCATGCGCTCGGTAAGGGCGTAGTCGGCGATCACCCCGTCCTTTAGGGGCCGCACGGCCACGATGTTCCCGGGGGTTCGGCCCAGCATGCGGTAGGCCTCCGCCCCCACCGCCTTCACCTCCCGCCTCCCCTGGACCACGGCGATCACGGAGGGCTCGCGCAGGACAATGCCCTTGCCCCGCACGTAGATGAGGACGCTGGCCGTCCCCAGGTCAATCCCGATGTCGTCGCCCCTCAGCATATCGCCCCATTGTAGCTCACCGGGCGTAGGCCACGGCCCGGGTCTCGCGCAGCACCGTCACCTGGACCTGGCCGGGGTAGTTCATCTCCCGCTCGATGCGCCCGGCGATCTCCCGCGCCAGGAGGGTGGCCTTGGCGTCGGTGATCTTTTCCGGCTTGACGATGACCCGGACCTCCCGGCCCGCCTGGACGGCGAAGGCCGTCTCCACCCCGGGGAAGGAGAGGGCGATGCGCTCCAGGGCCTCGAGGCGCTGCAGGTACTCCTCCAAGGACTCCCGCCTGGCCCCGGGCCGGGCGGCGGAAAGGGCGTCGGCGGCGGCCACCAGCACGGCGTAAACGGTTTCCGCGTTCTCAGGGTCGTGGTGGTGGGCGATCCCGTCCACCACCTCCACGGGCTCCCCAAAGCGCCGGGCCAGGGCGATGCCGATCTCCACATGGCTCCCCTCCACCTCCCGGTCCACGCTCTTGCCGATATCGTGGAGCAGGCCGGTCCTGCGGGCCAGGGCGGCGTCCAGGCCCAGCTCCGCCGCCATGATCCCGGTAAGGTGGGCCACC encodes:
- a CDS encoding rod shape-determining protein, yielding MLRGDDIGIDLGTASVLIYVRGKGIVLREPSVIAVVQGRREVKAVGAEAYRMLGRTPGNIVAVRPLKDGVIADYALTERMLILFLQKVLSPLSRFLKPRVMVGVPSGVTDVERRAVVQAVSAWAQKVYLIEEPLAAAIGAGINVAEPTGSMVVDIGGGSTDIAVISLGGIVRSESLRIAGNEMDQAIIRYVRQKYNLLIGERTAEELKIQLGRAKLLPGEEREVAEVRGRDLITGLPRTAEIPAEDVAEALKEPLEKIFQGVKGVLETTPPELASDIYERGILLSGGGALLKNLDVALQEATGVPVVVAENPIEAVALGTGKALEMLHVLEDTILSSDDVLRR
- the fabZ gene encoding 3-hydroxyacyl-ACP dehydratase FabZ, whose translation is MEIGEILRLLPHRYPFLLIDRILHADEKTFRALKNVTFNEPYFQGHFPGYPILPGVLLLEAMAQAAVGSIARQPGFKPGGLVFLAGVEEARFKKPVVPGDTLILEGELLLFRRGLGKVAVKALVEGEERASARLSFAVREG
- a CDS encoding RNA-binding protein — translated: MADLLAYLKRARGGRVVATGFLSLEEQALLEEKARAEGLKVAFFGGLPLAEKKVAVLYPPEIPSVHDPVGVFLLEKEPPDLGEAMGDVEEVEGGFLVALLPQGQRALGEMGYTLLPPPEGALRPTGERVRTLVVPSLRVDAVGAKGFGVSRTYFVQGVKAGKVRLKGRPASPKDEMAPGDTLLAEGLGSLRLVEVLGETRRGNYKIKVEVER